A stretch of the Solanum dulcamara chromosome 6, daSolDulc1.2, whole genome shotgun sequence genome encodes the following:
- the LOC129892431 gene encoding uncharacterized protein LOC129892431, whose product MAASDRIESMYDVGLKPQLLRSLLKEYVPDLKHQFRNPSVLSYVVSAIKIHQLLSESAPPESDENMIENWTAAVDSWINRIVALASSDTPDKCWAGICLLGLTSQECSRERFLASYAAWFNKLLVHLQSPADSHFVKVATCASLSDLFTRLSGLPNAKKDGLALSTKLIQPLLKQLNEDKFDASWEEAIFLLCTILDIFPSSIQRHYDGVEDAIVLRLMSGKCSPSMLKKLGYCLALLPKSRGDEDSWLLMMQKIMLSINIQLNDAFQGLEQETIRTEAIRLLLPPGKDPPPTLGGQSLYRGTVDNTMRPEHLQISRISTLIFCSCELLTSSYPFQVAMHLLPLIALAKRVLMVDGSSSPGIAYMTTMKQEFFCSELPVLHSHILDLLSSIVRGLGSQLLPHVGSIIRLLTNYFETSTLPELRIKVYAIMKVLLLSLGVGISTHLTDVIVNNSLMDLDERGTSSVAHQKIHPETTTKTSHKKRKHASTSSLLEEQPDKDVFEVEKSPNMASLSVKIAALEALEALLAVGGSRRSEGWRVNVDHLLLDVTRNASKGGWAKDGRGNLVSNSSTSIWRDYQIAALRALLASLLSPGRTRPPHLSQGLELFRRGTQEIGSKVAECCAHAILALEVLIHPRALPLLDLESTDNNYEVGNKWFSRNVHISNRAANNTFHTGTSRKAPDEPNSYNDDLYADWIRNGEDLDTVAADPGKDTDISNQPPETLSDPSSEKLPSFDTTAVKVSESSKLEVVVPITAAKKSPLDRDEIMVESQLTRKTSEHSEDLLPSKSNLVSLGSENIADNASRKEVAEASDAGFASPLMMNLDRGKELMHESDNESMESIPDIVDVEPDSD is encoded by the exons ATGGCGGCCTCTGATAGAATTGAGAGCATGTATGACGTCGGTTTGAAGCCTCAGTTACTTCGCTCTCTGCTGAAGGAGTATGTTCCTGACCTGAAGCATCAGTTTCGGAACCCATCGGTTCTCTCATATGTTGTTTCTGCCATTAAGATTCATCAGTTATTGTCCGAATCAGCTCCACCTGAATCTGatgaaaatatgattgaaaACTGGACAGCAGCCGTTGATTCCTGGATCAATCGAATAGTCGCTCTTGCCTCTAGTGACACG CCAGATAAATGCTGGGCTGGTATATGTTTGCTCGGGTTGACAAGTCAAGAGTGCAGTAGGGAACGTTTCTTAGCTTCCTACGCTGCGTGGTTTAACAAACTCTTAGTCCACCTTCAG TCCCCTGCAGATTCTCACTTTGTGAAGGTAGCTACTTGTGCTTCCCTGTCAGATTTGTTCACAAG GTTGAGTGGATTGCCAAATGCAAAGAAAGATGGTCTAGCACTCAGTACAAAACTAATTCAACCATTATTGAAGCAGCTAAACGAGGATAAATTTGATGCTTCATGG GAAGAAGCTATTTTTCTGTTGTGCACCATTTTAGATATTTTCCCATCTTCCATTCAACGGCATTATGATGGT GTTGAGGATGCTATTGTCTTGAGGCTTATGTCAGGCAAGTGCAGTCCTAGTATGTTGAAG AAGCTTGGTTATTGTTTGGCTTTGCTACCAAAATCAAGAGGGGACGAGGATAGCTGGCTATTGATGATGCAGAAGATCATGCTGTCAATCAATATTCAGCTGAATGATGCCTTCCAGGGTCTAGAGCAAG AAACTATAAGAACTGAGGCCATAAGATTGCTGCTTCCCCCTGGGAAAGACCCACCCCCTACATTAGGGGGCCAATCTTTGTATAGAGGAACTGTAGACAACACAATGAGGCCTGAACACTTGCAGATCTCCAGAATCTCTACCCTGATATTTTGTAGTTGTGAATTGCTTACGAGTTCTTACCCGTTTCAG GTTGCTATGCATTTACTTCCCTTAATAGCTCTTGCTAAAAGAGTGCTGATGGTTGATGGTTCCTCATCACCAGGCATTGCCTACATGACTACAATGAAACAAGAATTTTTTTGTTCAGAACTCCCAGTCTTGCATTCACACATATTGGATCTTCTTTCATCAATCGTTAGGGGACTGGGCag CCAGTTGCTCCCTCATGTTGGATCTATAATACGACTCCTAACCAACTACTTTGAGACGTCTACTTTGCCAGAGCTGAGGATAAAGGTGTACGCAATTATGAAAGTCTTGCTGCTGTCATTGGGGGTTG GGATATCCACACACCTCACTGATGTGATTGTTAACAATTCATTGATGGATTTAGATGAGAGAGGCACATCTTCTGTTGCACATCAGAAGATACATCCAGAGACTACAACAAAGACTTCTCACAAGAAGAGGAAGCATGCAAGTACAAGTAGTTTGCTTGAGGAGCAGCCTGATAAAGATGTTTTTGAAGTGGAAAAGTCCCCAAACATGGCTTCATTATCTGTCAAGATAGCTGCACTAGAGGCATTGGAAGCCCTTCTTGCTGTG GGTGGTTCTAGGAGATCTGAAGGTTGGCGAGTAAATGTTGATCACCTTCTTTTGGATGTTACCAGAAATGCTTCTAAAGGAGGGTGGGCCAAGGATGGCAGAGGCAATTTGGTTTCTAATTCATCAACCAGTATTTGGCGAGACTATCAAATTGCAGCTTTACGAGCACTTCTGGCTTCTCTCCTATCTCCTGGCCGCACTCGCCCGCCCCACCTATCTCAGGGGCTTGAACTTTTTCGCAGAG GGACTCAAGAAATAGGAAGTAAAGTTGCTGAATGTTGTGCACATGCTATTTTGGCATTGGAGGTGCTTATACATCCCCGAGCTCTTCCATTGTTAGATCTCGAGTCCACTGACAACAATTACGAAGTTGGAAATAAGTGGTTTTCAAGGAATGTACACATCAGTAACCGTGCAGCAAATAACACATTCCACACTGGCACATCCAGAAAGGCCCCTGACGAGCCAAACTCTTATAATGATGACCTTTACGCAGATTGGATCCGAAATGGAGAAGATTTGGATACCGTGGCAGCTGATCCTGGAAAAGATACAGATATAAGTAATCAACCCCCAGAAACATTGAGTGATCCTTCATCAGAAAAGCTTCCATCTTTTGATACCACTGCTGTAAAAGTTTCTGAAAGCAGTAAATTGGAGGTAGTAGTGCCTATTACTGCTGCTAAGAAAAGCCCCCTGGACAGGGATGAGATCATGGTTGAATCACAACTAACTCGAAAAACAAGTGAACATTCTGAAGATCTCCTACCATCTAAGAGTAATTTGGTATCTCTAGGATCGGAAAATATCGCGGACAATGCATCAAGAAAGGAGGTGGCAGAAGCTAGCGATGCTGGATTTGCTTCGCCGCTGATGATGAATTTAGACAGAGGTAAAGAGTTGATGCATGAATCTGATAATGAGTCCATGGAGTCAATTCCTGATATTGTTGATGTTGAGCCCGATTCTGATTAA
- the LOC129893210 gene encoding cytochrome c oxidase assembly protein COX15-like translates to MLESRLISLLRRNKDLGVKISSNLGRWGFTATKISNEASFSTFNQYRLLSSLPKLSPSSRNYIRRTFVNYGLRSFHHLNHKGVHRKSFRKISTVAASAAENKEGLKFLVTAGPHAQKMVGIWLFASAAWVFSMVVLGGVTRLTRSGLSMTDWKFTGGLPPLTDEDWLVEFEKYKQSPEYKRVNKGMNIEDFKFIYWMEYAHRMWGRALGIMFALPFSYFLRKGYITVRLGFRLSGLFALGAGQGLIGWWMVKSGLEEPASEYVEPRVSPYRLAAHLTSAFAIYCGLFWTALSVVMPEPPAESLACVRGAAKVKRLALPVGILVGITAISGAFVAGNDAGRAFNTFPKMGDTWIPDDIFSMKPLIRNFFENTSTVQLDHRILATVTLAAIGGLWLSARKLDMHPAVQHLIGSTMGMAALQVTLGISNLLSYVPVSLGTAHQAGALTLLTFMILLNHTVRRPSPSLLKTLPTVTKMV, encoded by the exons ATGTTAGAGAGCAGATTAATTTCACTTCTGAGGCGAAACAAAGATTTGGGTGTCAAGATTTCATCGAATCTTGGAAGATGGGGTTTTACAGCAACCAAAATTTCAAATGAAGCTTCATTTTCGACATTTAATCAGTACAGGCTCTTATCTTCTCTCCCTAAGCTTAGTCCTTCTAGCAGAAACTATATTAGAAGGACCTTTGTTAACTATGGGTTAAGATCTTTTCATCACCTTAATCACAAG GGTGTGCATAGAAAGTCTTTTAGAAAAATTTCCACAGTGGCTGCTTCTGCAGCTGAAAATAAGGAGGGATTGAAGTTCCTTGTAACTGCTGGACCCCATGCCCAAAAAATGGTTGGCATATGGCTTTTTGCATCAGCTGCTTGGGTCTTTAGTATGGTTGTGCTTGGTGGTGTCACACGGCTGACACGTTCTGGTTTATCAATGACAGACTGGAAATTTACTGGGGGCCTTCCTCCTCTAACAGATGAAGATTGGTTGGTTGAATTTGAGAAGTACAAGCAATCCCCGGAATACAAACG TGTGAACAAGGGGATGAACATTGAGGATTTCAAGTTCATATATTGGATGGAGTATGCACACAGAATGTGGGGAAGGGCCCTTGGTATAATGTTTGCACTCcctttctcatattttcttcGTAAGGGATACATAACAGTAAGACTAGGATTTAGACTCTCTGGACTCTTTGCTCTTGGTGCTGGACAGGGGCTCATAGGTTGGTGGATGGTGAAAAGTGGCTTAGAG GAGCCAGCATCTGAGTACGTTGAACCAAGAGTAAGCCCCTACCGCCTTGCAGCTCATCTTACCTCCGCATTTGCTATTTATTGCGGACTCTTCTGGACGGCTCTTTCTGTTGTTATGCCTGAACCTCCTGCCGAATCACTTGCCTGTGTTCGTGGGGCTGCAAAAGTTAAGCGGCTTGCACTTCCTGTGGGTATCCTTGTTGGAATTACTGCTATCTCTGGAGCTTTTGTTGCTGGAAATGACGCT GGCCGGGCATTCAATACTTTTCCAAAGATGGGAGATACATGGATTCCAGATGATATCTTTAGTATGAAACCTCTTATCCGCAACTTCTTTGAGAATACTTCAACTGTTCAG CTTGATCATCGTATACTTGCCACTGTTACTTTAGCTGCAATTGGCGGATTATGGTTGTCAGCCAGAAAGCTGGATATGCATCCTGCTGTACAACATTTAATTGGAAGCACCATGGGCATGGCTGCTCTGCAG GTCACATTGGGCATATCTAACCTTCTTTCCTATGTCCCAGTTTCTCTGGGAACTGCTCATCAGGCTGGAGCATTGACTCTTTTAACATTCATGATTTTGCTCAATCACACTGTGCGGCGACCTTCCCCATCACTTCTGAAGACATTACCTACAGTCACAAAAATGGTCTGA